Below is a genomic region from Candidatus Hydrogenedentota bacterium.
GGAAGCCGTGTTCTCCGTCAAGAACCATCTCGAAAATGAGGCTTTTCTTGTAGAAGGCTCTAAGGGAATAAAGCCTGTCCGGCCCGGCCACCCGATCGACACGCAAACGCAGGTCCTTGCGAGTCTGAGCGCTTCGGAGGATTTGGGCCAAGGAATCGTTTCCGTTCCCGAAACCATGGCGGCGCGGCCCCCTCGCATCAAAAACACTCAGTGCATCGCGGGATTGGGGCGGCAGAGCATCAATACTGGCGTGTTCGCGGAGATAGGCCGCGGCGCTGGGCGTATGCGCTTGGGCCACATAGCGGTCGTTCATCACAAGGCATTCCACTTTTGAAATGATTGTCCGCTTCCCGCCATCAAAGCTCGCCGGGGCTGTTCCCGAACGCTCAACGCGAAGCCATGGCCCCTTTTCGAACTGTCTGTGCTCCATATTCCATTCATTGATTCCGTCGCGCGCCAACTCATCGAGGCGCGTCGTCCATCTCTCGTTCATCGTGAACGAGAAGGTCGTAATGGCGGCCAAGTACTTCTCTTGCTCGGCGACGACCGCGCCGAGCCAATGGACGGCTTCTTCGCCTTCCCAGACCGTGGCTTCTGGGCCGTTTTCTCCGCAACAGGGCATACTAAGGAGGAGCGCCCCGGCGGACGCCAGAAGGATGAAGCGGGCGCAGCGCTCTGAAGACGAGGTGTGTGTGCTTTTTGTGAGCGTTGCCGACATTCTCGGCTCCTTTTCGATGAAGCCTCAGCCGGAATTTGCCTTTGGCCGGTAGCAGGCATTCCCAGCAAACCATATAAGAGCACAATTTCACTAAATCAATTATGTGCCAATTCCGCGCGGGTGGCAATAGGAGTTTCCACGGAAAGATCTCACAAAACTCAGGCGCGACCACTCCCACACATAACGCTATATCTCAAAAGGTTACACAAGCAGGCAGGCTGATTCTGGGGGAACTTCTGGCGCCTGGTCGAGAAACCGGGCGGAGTCCGCCGCCACGGCTTCCTCCCGCCGAGTACCCGTCCGCATGACCGGGCCGCCGCTGTTTGCCGGGTTTCAGCTCAGGATGGCATTGACAACGAGCTGCACATCCACGGCGTTGACGGCTCCTGAAGCGTCCACGTCACCATTCGGTGGTTGGCCGATATTGAGCGCGGCGTTAACGACCAGCTGGAGGTCTGCCGCGTCGACATTGCCATCGCCGTTAATATCGAAGGGCGCGTAAGCGACTTTTGCCTGCTGCTCAGGACCGGAAGTGCGATACAAGGCCACGCCGTCAATGCCGGTCACGCTGGCCGCGCCCGGTTCCGCGTGTATGCTGTATCTCACCGTGGCCGGAAACTGAGGCACCGCAATCCAGACAAAGTCCAGTTCGCCCGAGTCGCCCTGAACGGGCGCGATCACGGGCGGTTCGATGTCATCGCCGAGGCTGTCGAAGACCCATCCGGGCGGCAGCGTTTCCACAAGCCCCAGGGCCGAGATCGGCTCGTCGCCGATGTGGGTGAGGGTCACTCCTACTTCAATGGCGCCCCCGGCGGCGGCCATGCTGCGCGCAGCTTCGAGGGCCGGCTGGGTGCCGTCCCCGGATGGGCCGGCATCAGCATCGGCCCGGAGGGCCATGCCTGTTCCCACGGGGGCGGCGCCCGGAGCGTACCCGTCTTCCGTATCCTCAGCAACATGGCAGCCGCCCAGATTGTAGAACTGGATTACGCGCAGGATCTCCGACACGCCGCTCTGCCAGTCCTGCGGATTGTAGTCGCAGTCGTGCGGCGCGCAGGTCATGTCCGGGGCGCCCGGAGGGCCGGGCTCGTATCCGTCTTCCGTTCCGGTGGCGCAATGATAGCCGCTGAGGTTGTAGAACTGGATTACGCGCAGGATCTCCGAAACACTTATGAAACCGTCGGCGGGACTATGGTCAAGCGAATGGTGTATGCGCTCGGCTACCGTACCCAGGCCGCCAATTGCCGCCGCTTGTTCAACGCCGCCGGACCGCTGGTACAGCACGCCGCCGGAGAAGGTGGCGTCGCCCGTTTGGCCTGACGGGACACTTACCCGGAAGGTCAACCCAGCCGGAAACGCGGGAACGTTGAGCCACTCGAACAAGAGCGTGCCTGTGGCGCCTTGAGCCGGTACGCTATCCGGCACAGCCCCGCTGACCACGGAATCATAGGACCAGCCAGATGGGATTCTTTCCTCGAGCTTCAGAACGGAGATGTCGCCCGGGCCGTCATTGTGAACGGTCACGGTTACATCCAGGGTGCTGCCCGGCAGATACTTGTAGTACCAGAATGACCGGTCCGCGCGTATGGTCCGCGCCACCACTTCTATAAACCCAGTCTTGGTAACGGAATTTGAGCCAAACTGGTTCTCAGCGGTCAAGCTGACGGTGTACAAGCCCGCGGCCTCATAGGTATGCATTGGGTTCTGGTCGGTGCTGGCTCCGCTTCCGTCCCCGAAATCCCAAAGCCACGATGTGGGGTTGTTCGCGGACTGGTCCGTAAACTGTACGGTCAACGGCGCATACCCCGAGTTCACATCAGCCGTGAAATCCACGGAAGGGGGGCCGGGGAAGTCCCCGTCATCAAGCGGGTTTGTGCCATGGATATACTCTTCCGCGTTCGTGTAGCCATCCTGGTCGAAGTCGTCGCCGGGAAGCACATCGGCAAGCGCCGCGACAGCGTCGTCCGGGTCGTAGTTGATGATCGGCCACTCAAACGTATCAGGCAGGCCGTCATTGTCGACGTCGGCGGGGTCCGGGACACCGTCGCCGTTGGAATCCGGCCCAGTTACCCGGAACAAGATGTGAGAGGGATGAGCCGCGTCGTGGTAGAGCGTATTGGTAGCCGGAACGGTGTGCGTATGCTCGTTGAACGGCTCGCCGGTGTTGGGATTCGCATCGAAGCGGGGGTAATTACTGCTCGAAATGGCCACGCGGATTCGGTGGCCGGCGTTGAACACGATGCATGTGTCCCAAAGGTCAATCTCGAACTCATAGACGGTTCCCGGTGTCATGAATTCACTGTAACGCTGGGTGTTGCGGTGGCGTGCGCGGATGATCCCATCGCAGACCAGCATCGAGGCGCCGTCGGGATACACGTCGCACAGCTTCGCCGTAAAATCGGTGTCCACCGCGCTGCTGGAAGCATACAACCGGACGAGCACCGTCCCCGTGATCTCGACGTAGCTGTCCAAGACCGGCGTGGTGAACACGATGACGTCGCTTCGGCTCAGCTGCGGATTCTGATCGTGGGGTCCGTTCGCGATGCTCAGATTGGCGCCGCCGTGTGTCGGCACGGGATCGACCGGGTCGTACCCGTACGTGTTGCTTGCTTCCGCGGCGGCCGGGGGCGTGGAGCTCAGGAGGCCGGCATCGTGGAAGTACATAGGCACTTCGGTGGCGGGAACGGGCCAGTCGTCGGCAAACCGCCATTCGTTGCCCGGCCCTTCAGGGTGGTCCACGTCGCCCAGCACGTAATAGCATACCGGGGGCTGGTCCATGACGCCGTTCTCGGCTCCCTTGACCCAGTAGTCGAACCAGCGCGTGGTGTTGCCGTAAGCAGCGGGCGCGGAGTAACAATTGGCCGGCCAACTGAATTCACCGCCGCTTCCGTGGCCGTAAGGCCCGATGATGAGCCTTTGTTTGCCTTCGGCGTTGGGCTGGCCGTTATGTTGGATTAGGAGGAAGTTGTTGATTGTTCCGCGCTGAAAGCAATCGTACCAGCCGCCGCGATTGACAATGGGCCAATTGATGAGATGATAGCGGGTTTCAGGATTGAGATAGGGCCAAAACTCATCGTCGTAGTAGGGGCGCGCAAGGATGACCTCATGCAGATACTGCAGGGACTCCGGACCGCGTCCCGCCATCCATCCCTCCGCCAGCTCATGCCGATAAGCTCCGCCCTGGAAGGTAGACTGCGTGTACAGGTTTGATGCGGCCACTTCGATGCTTTGGCATACCAAGCCCGAAGGGAGACTGCTGGCCAGGAAGTTCTGCGAGATCCCGCGGGCGCTGCCTCCCAACGTACAGATCTTTCCGTTGCACCAGTCCTGGGCTTGAATCCACTCGCACGTCTCGAATCCGTCCTGATTCTCGCCCCAGCCATCATCGAAGTAGCCACGGAAAATATCCTCGGAGTCGTAACAGCCGCGTATGTCTTGCGTAACGCACGCATACCCCTGGCTGTTCCAAGAGGGCCACGCTCCGACATTGTCGCTTGTCCTCCCGTAGGTGGTTCGGTAGAGGATGACGGGCCAGGGGCCATCGCCCGGCGGCAGATACACATCGGTCGCCAGGCATATTCCGTCGCTCATCGCGAGCAAGTAGGTCGTCTTGCTCGAAGTATTCTCGATAGCGAAATTGATCCCGCTGACGCTCTGGGAAAAGTTGATTTCCACCACGCCGGGTTTCGCTACATCCGCATGGGTGGGGGTGTTTCCGGCAAATGGAACACCGTCATACAGGCGGTTGGCGGCTCCGGAAACACGGGTGAAGACCAGTACACGGTCGAGGTTGGGAGTACTGCTGTCAATCTGGAAAACGTACTGCCCGGAGGCATTGGTCGAGGTCGTGGCTTCTACGGGAATAAGGGCGTCCGGCTGTCCGGCGCCCAGGCTGGCAACGCGCGTTGCTCCCACACTCCCCGCGACAATGGGGGCTCCCGTGTCCAAATCCGTCACTGTCCCAGAGAGCGTAATGGTTGCTGCCTGCGCGCCCCCAAGCAGTAACGCGAACAGGCATACAACAACTTCACCCCAGACCGGCCACTTTGGAGAGCAGCGATGAACAACCATGAACATCTCCTCTGCGAACCGCATCGGGGCGACCTGACTGCGCAGATTATACCAGTCGTTGTGCCGGCATCCAACCATGTGAAAAGTACAGGTCTCAGGGCGCAGCCGCGAACGCGTCGGAAGCTGAACAGCGCCGGGTCGGCCTCGCCAAGCACAACGCAGGACGCTGCATTTCGATAGTCCCCGTGCTCATCTCGTTTTCACGCCGATTGCGTTCAGCGGAACTATTGTCATCACGCTGTGCTTCTTTTCCGAGGTGTAGATAATGTAGAGGGAGCCTTGGTGTTCAGCCGCGCAGGGATAGGACCATTCTGGCCCAGCCTGCAATTGTTCGAGGTACCCGTCGCGGATTTTCCACATAGCAGACAGCGTGTGTTCGCCGGGGCGGCTGACCGCGATGGTGAGCAGGTGGCGGGTGCTTCCGGGCGACTTTGGATAATTCCACAGAAGACAGCGTTGGCCGGTGCTGAGTTGAAGCGCGAAGGGTTTACTGTCTTCCGCGGGTACGTTGTGTTGGAACGGGCCGCGCCACGTCCTGCCGAAGTTGCTGCTGGTGAAAACCAATCCGCCGCGAACGATGGCAGTGACATCGGGTCCGTCCAGCCAGACGGTGCTCTCTGGGAAGGCGGTATAGGGCCTGGAAATTCCGGCCATCATCGGAACTACATCCCATCGGCCGGTTAAATCCTTTCCGGACGAGATGGCCACCGCGGGCGTCTCCGGCGTAGTCGCCCGTCTAGCCGCCATGCGCCCCGCCATGATGAAATTGCCATCGTCCATCAACAGCGGCGGACAATTCGGCAGGAACGGGCCCGCAATATAGCCACGGGATGCCCACTGGTTGTCCGATTCGTTCAGACTGAAGGCTTCGCACCGCGTGACAAGATCATGGCCCGCCATATTCGAGACGAAAGCCAGAAGCTGTCCGCTGTAGGAGAGAAAGGTTACCGGCACATAGAAAACGCCTTGAGCGTTGTAGTCCGCCGCGATGACCTCCACGTTCGACCATGTTCTGCCCGCATCCAGCGAGCGTCTGGAACGGATACACGAGGACTCCGCGATCTCTGCTCTTGGACAGTTGTACCAGGCCGCGAAAAGAATGTCTTTGTGCCACACGACGGCATTGTCATGCAGGAACCGGAATTCTTCGTCCATCCGATGGACCATGACGTCGACGGCTTGATCCGGATACGTGAGACTTTCCGGCGATGGGAGCGGCACATTCTCGTCCCACAACATGAAATCCCCTGCGATCTCTATCTGGCCGGCGCTCGCTTCCGTACGGCCGGCAGGGGCGGGAATGTCTGCCGCAGGCGGCTTCTCTCCCTCGGCGGCATATGGGCTGCCACTGAGCGCTAAGACACATATTATCCATCCTATCAATGTGGCGCCTGC
It encodes:
- a CDS encoding CocE/NonD family hydrolase → MVVHRCSPKWPVWGEVVVCLFALLLGGAQAATITLSGTVTDLDTGAPIVAGSVGATRVASLGAGQPDALIPVEATTSTNASGQYVFQIDSSTPNLDRVLVFTRVSGAANRLYDGVPFAGNTPTHADVAKPGVVEINFSQSVSGINFAIENTSSKTTYLLAMSDGICLATDVYLPPGDGPWPVILYRTTYGRTSDNVGAWPSWNSQGYACVTQDIRGCYDSEDIFRGYFDDGWGENQDGFETCEWIQAQDWCNGKICTLGGSARGISQNFLASSLPSGLVCQSIEVAASNLYTQSTFQGGAYRHELAEGWMAGRGPESLQYLHEVILARPYYDDEFWPYLNPETRYHLINWPIVNRGGWYDCFQRGTINNFLLIQHNGQPNAEGKQRLIIGPYGHGSGGEFSWPANCYSAPAAYGNTTRWFDYWVKGAENGVMDQPPVCYYVLGDVDHPEGPGNEWRFADDWPVPATEVPMYFHDAGLLSSTPPAAAEASNTYGYDPVDPVPTHGGANLSIANGPHDQNPQLSRSDVIVFTTPVLDSYVEITGTVLVRLYASSSAVDTDFTAKLCDVYPDGASMLVCDGIIRARHRNTQRYSEFMTPGTVYEFEIDLWDTCIVFNAGHRIRVAISSSNYPRFDANPNTGEPFNEHTHTVPATNTLYHDAAHPSHILFRVTGPDSNGDGVPDPADVDNDGLPDTFEWPIINYDPDDAVAALADVLPGDDFDQDGYTNAEEYIHGTNPLDDGDFPGPPSVDFTADVNSGYAPLTVQFTDQSANNPTSWLWDFGDGSGASTDQNPMHTYEAAGLYTVSLTAENQFGSNSVTKTGFIEVVARTIRADRSFWYYKYLPGSTLDVTVTVHNDGPGDISVLKLEERIPSGWSYDSVVSGAVPDSVPAQGATGTLLFEWLNVPAFPAGLTFRVSVPSGQTGDATFSGGVLYQRSGGVEQAAAIGGLGTVAERIHHSLDHSPADGFISVSEILRVIQFYNLSGYHCATGTEDGYEPGPPGAPDMTCAPHDCDYNPQDWQSGVSEILRVIQFYNLGGCHVAEDTEDGYAPGAAPVGTGMALRADADAGPSGDGTQPALEAARSMAAAGGAIEVGVTLTHIGDEPISALGLVETLPPGWVFDSLGDDIEPPVIAPVQGDSGELDFVWIAVPQFPATVRYSIHAEPGAASVTGIDGVALYRTSGPEQQAKVAYAPFDINGDGNVDAADLQLVVNAALNIGQPPNGDVDASGAVNAVDVQLVVNAILS
- a CDS encoding sialidase family protein is translated as MNAGATLIGWIICVLALSGSPYAAEGEKPPAADIPAPAGRTEASAGQIEIAGDFMLWDENVPLPSPESLTYPDQAVDVMVHRMDEEFRFLHDNAVVWHKDILFAAWYNCPRAEIAESSCIRSRRSLDAGRTWSNVEVIAADYNAQGVFYVPVTFLSYSGQLLAFVSNMAGHDLVTRCEAFSLNESDNQWASRGYIAGPFLPNCPPLLMDDGNFIMAGRMAARRATTPETPAVAISSGKDLTGRWDVVPMMAGISRPYTAFPESTVWLDGPDVTAIVRGGLVFTSSNFGRTWRGPFQHNVPAEDSKPFALQLSTGQRCLLWNYPKSPGSTRHLLTIAVSRPGEHTLSAMWKIRDGYLEQLQAGPEWSYPCAAEHQGSLYIIYTSEKKHSVMTIVPLNAIGVKTR